GCTGAGCAGCCGCCGGAGGGCTCCGGCGGGGCGGCGTGCCGGGGCGGCACGGTGCGAAGTCCGCGTGGTGGCCATGGTCTTCTCCAGGAGAGCTGAGGGGCGGTGCGGTCGGTGGGAAGGGGGTGGACGCCGGCCCGGCGTCCACCCCCTCAGTGCTGCCGGTTACTTCCAGGCGCAGTGGACGTGCGTCTTGTGGCCGGCCGAGGGCGGGCCGATGATCTCGGTGGCCCCGAGCTGCGAGCAGACCGTCATCAGCGACCGGTGCGGCGCGCCGCTGCCGACGTGCTTGCCGTTGATCACGTTCACGTCGAAGCTCAGCCCGCGGTAGTGGCGGGACGTCTTGCTGTGGACGCCTCCGACGAACTCACTGACGTTCATCCGGTAGCCGTACCTGTCGTGCAGGGTGAGCAGGCCCTGGAGCATGCGGGGGTCCAGCTGGACGCGCTTGGATCCGACGTGGCTTCCCGGACTGGTGAGCGCACCGCGGCCGGCGGCCATGTCGGCGATGTTGGCGTGAGCGGTGGAGGCGCTGTGGCGGGTCTCGGAGTGCTGTCGGGCGAAGGTGATCCCCGGCGTCCCAAGGAGCTGCTTGGCCAGGGCGACGGCGTTGCCCGCCGGGACGCCCCCGGAACCGCCGCTTTTGTCGGTGAGCAAGAGACTCCAGGTGCGCGGGTCGGCGATTCCGTCGGCGGGGAGCTTCTTGGCGTTCTGGAAGGAGCGGACGGCGGCCGTGGTGGCGGGGCCGAAGACCCCGTCCGCGTCGATCCGGACCCCGGAGGCATTGAGCTGATGCTGCAGGGCCCTGACGGCAGAGCCGCGACTGCCCTGCTTCACCGTGACGAGCAACGCACCCCAGGTACGGGAACCGATGATGCCGTCGGCCTCGAGCCCCTTGGCGTTCTGGAAGGAGCGGACGGCGGCCGTGGTGGCGGGGCCGAAGACCCCGTCCGCGTCGATCCGGGCGCCGGAGGCGTTCAGCAGTTCCTGCGCGGTGACGACATCAGTGCCGCTACTGTCCGCCTTGAGCACCGGCGCCCCGGCGACCGGGGGCACGGTCGGCTGCGGCGGCGCCGGCGTGGTTCCGCCCCCGGCCCCGAGGTGGGCGAGCTGCCGCAGCTCGGCGAGCGAGCCCCTGAAGACGTTCACGTCCACGCGGTTCTTCGACGGGATACCGGACACGGTGCCGGTCTCGGTGTACTGCCAGATCTTCCAGCCCTGCCCGGCACGCGGCACGGCGGCCGGCTCCTTCGAGCCGCTCTCGTACCGCGGCTGCCACAGGACGTGGCCGGTGAACATCGACCCGTTCCCGTTCATGCAGGTGTCGACGAACGACTTGGTGGTGTAGATGATCGGCTTCACGCCCATCTGCGCGGTGACGGCGTCGAGGAATGCCCTGACACCGGTCGTACTGAAGTTCCCCGGGCAGCGCCCGGCCTTGTCCAGCTCCAGGTCGAGCGTGGGCGGCAGTTCTCCCGCACGCGTGCCGGTGTAGCCGGCCGCCTTCATCGCGTTGACGAAGTTGCGGGCCTGCGCGGCCCCCGGGGTGCGGCCGTAGAAGTGGTATGCGCCGTGCATCAGCCCGGCCTGTTTGGCGCCCTGAAGGTCGCGGCTGAACCAGCGGTCGCTCCAGTCGGCGCCCTCGGTCGCCTTGGCGAACATGAACACGTGGCCGGAGGCGCGGACCTTGTTCCAGTCGATCGCCGCACCACCGGTGTGGTTGTAGTGGCTGGTGTCTACACCCTTGACGCTGAAGCTCGCGGGGGAACTCGCGTCTGCCGGCAGGATCGTCAAGCCCGCGAAGAGCATCCCTCCGCTCGCGAGCGCCGCGCCGGTCCAGCTGATGGCCTTCTTGGTTGTCTTCCTCACCGCTGTGTCCTCTCGGTCCTGCCCGTGCCGCGCCCCGCGTGGAAGCCGGGCCCGGCATGTGGCCTGGGGTGAGCGTTGTCGCTCGGAAGAGGACGCTGACCGTCCCGCCGTACCAGCGCTAGAGTCTGGGTGACAGTGAGTCATATCGGGATTACGCAAGGCGCTGAACAGCACGTTTCAAGGTCACTTGGGGGTTGTGTGGGACAGTTCGGGATGGACGAAGGCCGTGATGAGACGGCACAGGACAGCCCTGCCGAGGCGCGGGAGACACCGGAACTCGCCGCGCTGCTGAACCGGATCCGCCGGTCCATGGCCGAACTGGGCTGGTCCTACAACGTGATGGGACGCAGGACCGAGGTCTCCTCCAGCACCTGGAACCGCTGGTGCACGCAAGGAAAACTGCCCCGGCGGGAGGCGCTGATCAGCTTCGCCGACGCGGCCCCTCGCGTGGTCGACCGGACCGAGCTCCTGGGACTGTGGGACGCCGCGTGGGCGGCCCAGGAAGCACAGCAGATGCAGGCCGCGGCCCCTGAACCGGCGCAGGACCAGCGCCGTGACCCGGACGGGCACACGCAGCCGGCCCCGGCCACCGCGACGGCCCTACCGGACGGCCGCCGCCGGATGACGCGGGCCACCCTGGTGTCCCTCTTCGGGATCGCGGCCGCTGCCGTCGGGGGCGGCGCCTTCTTACTCTGGACACTCAACGGCAACGCGAACGCGCCCACCGGCACACAGGGCGCACCGCCGGCCACCTCCGCCACGGCGTCACCGTCCCCCACGGCCAGCTGCCACGGCTCCACGTGCGCCTCGCTGGAGCCGGCCCAGTCGATCTGCTCCAAGGACGCCGTCACGGCGTACACCGGCAGCCGGTACGGAGCGGTGATCGAGCTTCGCTACAGCGCCCGCTGCGCCGCTGCCTGGGCCAAAATGAGCAGGACCTCGCCCGGAGACCGTGTGGTCATCACACCCGCCCAAGGCCAAAGCGAGGAATACCGCCAGCAGACCGGGCACGACGCCCACACCCGCATGGTGCCCGCAGACAAACCCGAGAACGCCCGCGCCTGCGCGATCATCCAGGACCGCGGCACCATTTGCACCACCGAACCGCCCACCGCCCCCACAGCCACACCGAGTGTCGGCGGCGGCTGAACTTGGACCCACTCTGGCCGGTTGAAATCTGACCCAGGTGTCTTCGGTTTGGTTGGTTCAGTCGTTGTCGGTGGTGGCGCTGGGGACCCGTCCCAGTTCACGTCCTCGCATGCGGAACGAGTCGCCCTTGAGGGAGTGGACCTCGGCGTGGTGGACGAGGCGGTCGATCATGGCGGCGGCCACGGTCTCGTCTCCGAAGACTTCTCCCCAGCGTCCGAAGGGTTTGTTGCTGGTGACGATCACGGACGCGCGTTCGTATCTGTTCGAGATCAGCTGGAAGAACAGGTTCGCGGCTTCGGCTTCGAAGGGGATGTAGCCGACCTCGTCCACCACGATCAGCGGGTAGCGGCTGAGCTTGGTGAGCTCGGCCTGGAGGCGGCCGGTGTGGTGGGCGGCGGCCAGGCGGTCGACCCATTCGGCGGCGGTGGCGAACGCGACGCGGTGTCCGGCCTGGCAGGCGCGGACCGCGAGCCCGATCGCCAGGTGTGTCTTCCCGGTGCCCGGCGGTCCCAGGAAAACGGCGTTCTCTTTCCCGGCGATGAAGTCCAACGTTCCCAGATGTGCGAGCTGTTGGCGCGTCATCCCGCGCAGGTGGGTGACGTCCAGCTCCTCGATGGTCTTGATCGCGGGGAAGCGGGCGGACCGCACCCGTGCTTCACCGCCGTGGGACTCACGGGCGGACACTTCGCGCTGCAGGCAGGCGACGAGGTACTCGGCATGGGTCCAGGACTCCTTGTGGGCCCGCTCGGCGAGACGGTCAGCGGCATCCAGCAAGGCCGGAGCCT
The sequence above is drawn from the Streptomyces sp. NBC_01591 genome and encodes:
- a CDS encoding peptidoglycan-binding protein, producing the protein MRKTTKKAISWTGAALASGGMLFAGLTILPADASSPASFSVKGVDTSHYNHTGGAAIDWNKVRASGHVFMFAKATEGADWSDRWFSRDLQGAKQAGLMHGAYHFYGRTPGAAQARNFVNAMKAAGYTGTRAGELPPTLDLELDKAGRCPGNFSTTGVRAFLDAVTAQMGVKPIIYTTKSFVDTCMNGNGSMFTGHVLWQPRYESGSKEPAAVPRAGQGWKIWQYTETGTVSGIPSKNRVDVNVFRGSLAELRQLAHLGAGGGTTPAPPQPTVPPVAGAPVLKADSSGTDVVTAQELLNASGARIDADGVFGPATTAAVRSFQNAKGLEADGIIGSRTWGALLVTVKQGSRGSAVRALQHQLNASGVRIDADGVFGPATTAAVRSFQNAKKLPADGIADPRTWSLLLTDKSGGSGGVPAGNAVALAKQLLGTPGITFARQHSETRHSASTAHANIADMAAGRGALTSPGSHVGSKRVQLDPRMLQGLLTLHDRYGYRMNVSEFVGGVHSKTSRHYRGLSFDVNVINGKHVGSGAPHRSLMTVCSQLGATEIIGPPSAGHKTHVHCAWK
- a CDS encoding helix-turn-helix domain-containing protein, encoding MDEGRDETAQDSPAEARETPELAALLNRIRRSMAELGWSYNVMGRRTEVSSSTWNRWCTQGKLPRREALISFADAAPRVVDRTELLGLWDAAWAAQEAQQMQAAAPEPAQDQRRDPDGHTQPAPATATALPDGRRRMTRATLVSLFGIAAAAVGGGAFLLWTLNGNANAPTGTQGAPPATSATASPSPTASCHGSTCASLEPAQSICSKDAVTAYTGSRYGAVIELRYSARCAAAWAKMSRTSPGDRVVITPAQGQSEEYRQQTGHDAHTRMVPADKPENARACAIIQDRGTICTTEPPTAPTATPSVGGG
- the istB gene encoding IS21-like element helper ATPase IstB — encoded protein: MPRTTTILDDATATTSATGRRTGSQTAADLAFLARAMKAPALLDAADRLAERAHKESWTHAEYLVACLQREVSARESHGGEARVRSARFPAIKTIEELDVTHLRGMTRQQLAHLGTLDFIAGKENAVFLGPPGTGKTHLAIGLAVRACQAGHRVAFATAAEWVDRLAAAHHTGRLQAELTKLSRYPLIVVDEVGYIPFEAEAANLFFQLISNRYERASVIVTSNKPFGRWGEVFGDETVAAAMIDRLVHHAEVHSLKGDSFRMRGRELGRVPSATTDND